The genome window CGCCGACAACCGTTCCGGCGCCGTAGTCTTTGATCGCGGCCGTAACAATCTCGGCTGCGGAGGCACTGCTGCCGTTTGCCAGCACGACCAGTGGCATGGGATGGTAAAGCGGGTCTGGGTCGACCAGCTTCTCGTACTGTACATTGCCGGCTGCGTCACGAATGGAGATGACCGCGTTGTGATAGGCCGCGTGCATGCGGCCGCGGATAAAGACGCTGGCGACCTGTAACGCTACGTCGAGCAGGCCGCCGGGATTTCCACGCACGTCAAACACCAGCCCGCGCATCCCCTGGGCGTCCAACGCCCGGAAAGCCACGTCCATCTGCTGCATGCTTTTTTCGTTGAATTCGCTCAGGGCAAGATGTCCGATTTTGGCTTTCGGGTCTTCCATCCAATACTGAACTACGGGAGGCTCGACGAGCGCGCGCGTGATATCAAATGGCAGCTGCTTCTTATCCCGCAGGATGGTGAGATGAACGATGGTGCCTTTTGGTCCCTTAATCAGCTTGACCACGTCGTCGATGTTCTTACCGATGGCCGGAACCCCATCGACCTTGGCGATAATGTCGTTCGCCTTGATGCCGGCTTTCTCGGCGGGCCCACCCTGAATGGGCTCGGCCACCATGGTGTTCGGGCCGTCTTGTTGCAGCATCGCGCCGATGCCTTCGAAGTCACCCTGAGTGGTGATCGTCATTTGGCCCCATTCGCTGGGATCAAGGAACGTGGTGAACATATCCTTCAGGCTGGCGAGCATCCCTCGAATGGCGGCATAGGTCAACAACCGCTTCTGCTTGGCGTCGATGACCGTTCCATAGTGGTACTTGGCAAGAAGGCGCAGAGCGGTTTCGTAATTCTGCACCGGGTCGTCTGGCGTTACCTGGTCGCCGGCGTACGAAACTGCCGGATCTGCCGACTTCGTGGTAGCAAGGTCGCGGTCGTTCCGCGAAGCAAGCCGGATCGGCGCGCCACCGGCATTGCTATGCCAGTTACTGCTCGCATAGCCGGATAGGATGGAGAAGCCGAGCAGGAGCGCGGCGCCCGGCACTGCTAGAAGCGCGCCGCCACGCCACGATCGACCCCTGGTTTGAACTCGGCTGGATTCGGGTTGAGACATCGCTACGCGGCCTCCAGCACGCTGGCTGCTCGCTGCAGCGCGCCCTCGGTATCCACCAGATCGGCAGCCAGCAGAACGTCTGGCGTTACGCCCGAGGCAATGGATGCGCCGGTTTGCGTGCGCACGTGCGCCCACGCGATCTCTATTCCGGCTCCGTTCGCCATCTGTTCGTATCGCCGAATAACCGGATCGCCAAATGTTCGCGATCCCACAATGCGAGCCCCGGCATGCCTTAACGCAACTGCTGCCAACTCGGCCAGGTTGGACGTGCCGCCGTCAACCAGCACGGCAATCCGAAAGTGGTGTGACTGCGAAACCGGAATGGAAAACGGCTCGGTGTGTTTCGGCGCTGTAGCCAGCAGCGCTTCTGGTCCACCGGCGGTGAGACGAGCCAACAGAGCGCGCTCGGCACCGAGTCCATCCAGCTCGGGCGTAGTGGATGCCCACACGCCGCCTGGGTTACCACGGAGATCGATTACAAGGTTCCTGGCATTCGATCGGCCAATGGCGTCCAGCGCCACGCCCCATGCGTGTTTCGCCGCGCCATCAAACTGCCTGACCTGGAGGTACGCCGTATGCGGGTCGATGTTACGCCAAACGACTGGCTGTACCGTGGTCACGCCGGTTGTAATCGTTATCGCGGATGGAACGGTTTTACCGTCTCGTGTAATTCGGATGGAGTAGCTCGTGCCGGCGCCGGTAGTCAGCATCGACATAGCTTTGGAAATGAGGTAGCCGGAGATGAAACGTGCCTCGATGATCTTGGCTTCCGCAGCTATCTTCTGGATATTGGCGCCCGGCTGCCGCTCCTCATCCTGAAGGTGGGTGTAGTCCACGAGAGGGCTGTACGAGATAATCCAGTGCTTTCCGATATCGGTGATCCGGTCACCCGCGTGCAGCCCGGCCCGCGCCGCCGGCCCACTGGGCGCCAGATCCATTACCGTGAGGTAGCTGTAGGCCACCTTGGAGCCATACTCGGTCGCCGTGGCGCCCCGCACTTCAAGGTCTGCGCCGATGCCGTGGTACGTTCCCGACAACATCGCCGCCTCATTGATGCGCGCGGGGCCATCCATGTACCATGTTGCAGGATCATCGAGGGAAGCAACCATGGCGGTAAGCGCGCCTTTGGTGAGGCGACTGTCGGTTGCCATTTCAGGGTGAACGTACTGATGCTGAACCCGGTCCAGCACGATTTCATAGACCGCTTCAGGTGGCGTTGATGAGGGGTCCTGGTGCATCAGGCCTGCCAGACCCAACTCGGCTCCGGTCTTGGAGATTAGCCTTGCAAGCGAGTGAAACCGTGAACCCGGACGGTTCAGCGCAAATCCTACCCGCCTGCCCCACGCGAAACCGCCGACCGCCAACAAGGCGGCGGAAATGGCGATCCACCGATGTGCAGCAACTCTAGCCACGTAATACTCTCCGGCTCACGGTCACCAGGCTGTATCCTTCATTATACCGCGCCGCGTAAGAAGCGGCTGGAGCACGAGCCAAACAATACGGAATACGCAATCAAGAAGAACCCGGTGCCCGAGCCGGCAACATCGACAGAATCTCGGCCGTCGCTCCCACTGAACCCCTTCGAAGTGAGATGTCCGGCGCCATTCACAGACTACCAATTACGTATGCCCGCGAGGCAGCCGGTGCACCAACGATGTGCGACAATGGATAGCCCCTGGTGGGAGCGACGTCGCGATCTGACGGCTGAAACGCGACGCGGATGTCGTTCGTCTGACAATTCAAGCCGCAGATCGCACCGGCAACCTGGAGACTAAACTGAGATGCGAATCGTAATGGCCATCGTGGCGCTGATTCTTGTGCTGATCGTGTGGAGGGTGGTGGTCGGCTTGCTGGTCGGCGTTCTCGCTCTGGCATTCCACCTCATTATGCTGGCCGTTTTCATTGCAGCTGTGTACTATGTGTACACGCTTCTGGTTGGCAACAAGCGCAACGTGCTGTAGCAAGCGGAGAGGTTACGCCGAGCTTGCCAGTTTCAGCGGCCACCGGGCTGCCGATCC of Armatimonadota bacterium contains these proteins:
- a CDS encoding S41 family peptidase, encoding MSQPESSRVQTRGRSWRGGALLAVPGAALLLGFSILSGYASSNWHSNAGGAPIRLASRNDRDLATTKSADPAVSYAGDQVTPDDPVQNYETALRLLAKYHYGTVIDAKQKRLLTYAAIRGMLASLKDMFTTFLDPSEWGQMTITTQGDFEGIGAMLQQDGPNTMVAEPIQGGPAEKAGIKANDIIAKVDGVPAIGKNIDDVVKLIKGPKGTIVHLTILRDKKQLPFDITRALVEPPVVQYWMEDPKAKIGHLALSEFNEKSMQQMDVAFRALDAQGMRGLVFDVRGNPGGLLDVALQVASVFIRGRMHAAYHNAVISIRDAAGNVQYEKLVDPDPLYHPMPLVVLANGSSASAAEIVTAAIKDYGAGTVVGERTYGKGEVQTLFPMDDGSALRLTTQLYFPPSGYDLSFTHDNDGNKVPGTGGVLPNVAVTQPAGWKGVTDKTHDLQLDKALQILRARLAGNVAPGPAN